Proteins co-encoded in one Cydia strobilella chromosome 14, ilCydStro3.1, whole genome shotgun sequence genomic window:
- the LOC134747231 gene encoding uncharacterized protein LOC134747231, whose product MESPRKFNDCYFYYYSTCTKGDNCVFRHEPSALGCETMCTAWQQGKCMDKRCKLRHMELRKNRKQIPCYWENQPGGCRKKHCPFMHKNPEARTDGIAPSQPIPQQPIAGQTVPVGPDGADTAPALGVGVGVGVAAPQPQPVPLFWQQQRQVVLDPAILDALPAAAGGGGELPLRRLVGGVPHVGVHAPHPHPHVHEAPNPYLSQDQLVVNFEEESDNESAPSSTPTKAGSSPPQDKQSQELLLLERIQAEAAAYYSYENLPTDPPKDRKIIRTNLSTKYDRLSLDEIAGKQATERRSSLDFKILSLEEIRARKKSDAIVHSAPITLNLRKRKLSTQESVTTTGDKIIKVVRSNSIVYKKVDHNVPSTNQSKPEHRLSGSGDASRKRTLSEQSDVYLVHEDELVDNCHEFKKIKLAETTSKPRLIRNRSSNSEAKEPVATKTDDSDTEVQIVSIDISDCTNVDLSYDEDNSKMAEHVDVVDLSDDADDCEVTISDYDLGLIKNVPDVVASCQKNSNSENIERDLVSDIDNILDDLL is encoded by the exons ATGGAGTCGCCAAGAAAATTCAACGATTGTTACTTCTACTATTATTCCACATGCACCAAG GGGGACAACTGTGTGTTCCGACATGAGCCTTCAGCCCTGGGCTGCGAGACCATGTGCACGGCCTGGCAGCAAGGCAAGTGCATGGACAAACGGTGCAAACTCCGCCACATGGAGCTCAGG AAAAACCGCAAGCAGATCCCTTGCTACTGGGAGAACCAGCCGGGCGGCTGCCGCAAGAAGCATTGCCCATTCATGCACAAGAACCCGGAGGCCCGCACTGACGGCATCGCGCCCAGCCAGCCTATCCCGCAGCAGCCCATCGCT GGGCAGACGGTCCCCGTCGGGCCGGACGGCGCGGATACGGCGCCGGCGCTGGGCGTGGGCGTGGGCGTGGGCGTGGCCGCGCCGCAGCCGCAGCCCGTGCCGCTCTTCTGGCAGCAGCAGCGTCAAG TAGTACTCGACCCCGCGATCCTGGACGCTctgccggcggcggcgggcgggggcggggagCTGCCGCTGCGGCGCCTGGTGGGCGGCGTGCCGCACGTGGGTGTCCACgccccgcacccgcacccgcacgtGCACGAGGCGCCCAACCCCTACCTCAGTCAGGACCAGCTTGTCGTCAACTTCGAGGAAG AGTCCGATAACGAGAGCGCGCCTTCCTCCACGCCCACTAAAGCGGGTTCTTCGCCGCCGCAAGACAAGCAGTCGCAGGAATTACTGCTCCTCGAGCGTATTCAGGCCGAGGCGGCCGCCTACTACAGCTACGAGAACCTCCCGACCGACCCACCTAAAGATCGCAAGATCATCCGCACCAACCTCTCCACCAAGTACGACCGACTCTCACTCGACGAAATCGCAGGTAAACAGGCCACCGAGCGCCGCAGCTCGCTCGATTTCAAAATACTCTCCCTGGAGGAGATCCGCGCTAGAAAAAAAAGCGACGCCATCGTCCACAGCGCGCCTATCACGCTCAATCTGAGAAAAAGGAAATTATCTACACAAGAATCTGTCACGACTACCGGTGATAAAATCATCAAGGTCGTTAGAAGTAATTCTATAGTTTACAAAAAGGTTGACCATAATGTGCCTTCGACTAACCAATCTAAACCGGAACATAGGCTCAGTGGCAGTGGCGACGCCAGCAGAAAACGAACCTTATCAGAACAGAGCGATGTCTACCTGGTCCACGAGGACGAATTAGTAGATAACTGCCACGagttcaaaaaaataaaactagcaGAAACCACCTCGAAACCTAGACTAATTAGAAATAGGAGTAGTAATAGTGAGGCTAAGGAGCCAGTAGCTACTAAAACGGACGACTCAGACACAGAAGTACAAATAGTAAGTATCGATATATCAGACTGCACAAATGTAGATTTATCTTATGATGAAGACAATAGTAAAATGGCAGAGCACGTAGATGTTGTAGATCTAAGTGATGACGCGGACGATTGCGAAGTCACGATATCAGACTACGACCTAGGTCTAATCAAGAACGTTCCTGATGTAGTCGCTAGTTGTCAAAAGAACTCGAATTCGGAAAACATTGAGAGAGATCTTGTTAGTGACATAGATAATATTTTGGATGACTTGTTATGA